In a genomic window of Streptomyces sp. BHT-5-2:
- a CDS encoding M28 family metallopeptidase — protein sequence MTRTSRIRRAALAAGTCTAVAALLGTATIARATVPETQGAPDIPVAGIKAHLDQLQSIADANGGNRAHGQAGYRASVDYIKGKLDAAGFKTTLQEFTSGGAKGYNLIADWPGGAEDSTVMVGSHLDSVDAGPGINDDGSGSAGILEVALAVSREHLKPAKHLRFGWWGDEEDGMVGSQHYVDNLGADKSKISAYLNFDMIGSPNPGYFVYHYDDKLAKVFTDWFATKKIATEWDTEGEGRSDHASFQNAGIPVGGLFSGADYIKTAAQAKNWGGTAGKAFDACYHRSCDTSKNIDDTALHNHTDAIANAVWQLTS from the coding sequence GTGACTCGCACTTCCCGTATTCGCCGGGCGGCACTCGCCGCCGGCACCTGCACCGCCGTCGCCGCCCTGCTGGGCACCGCGACGATCGCCCGGGCCACCGTCCCCGAGACCCAGGGCGCGCCGGACATCCCGGTGGCCGGCATCAAGGCCCACCTCGACCAGCTGCAGTCCATAGCCGACGCCAACGGCGGCAACCGCGCCCACGGGCAGGCCGGTTACCGGGCGTCGGTCGACTACATCAAGGGCAAGCTGGACGCGGCCGGCTTCAAGACCACGCTGCAGGAGTTCACCAGCGGCGGCGCCAAGGGCTACAACCTGATCGCCGACTGGCCGGGCGGCGCCGAGGACTCGACGGTGATGGTCGGCTCGCACCTGGACTCGGTCGACGCCGGCCCGGGCATCAACGACGACGGCTCCGGCTCGGCCGGCATCCTGGAGGTCGCGCTGGCCGTCTCCCGGGAGCACCTCAAGCCCGCCAAGCACCTGCGGTTCGGCTGGTGGGGCGACGAGGAGGACGGCATGGTCGGCTCCCAGCACTACGTAGACAACCTCGGCGCCGACAAGTCGAAGATCTCCGCGTACCTGAACTTCGACATGATCGGCTCGCCGAACCCCGGCTACTTCGTCTACCACTACGACGACAAGCTGGCGAAGGTCTTCACCGACTGGTTCGCCACCAAGAAGATCGCCACCGAATGGGACACCGAGGGCGAGGGCCGCTCCGACCACGCCTCGTTCCAAAACGCCGGCATCCCGGTCGGCGGACTCTTCTCCGGCGCCGACTACATCAAGACCGCCGCCCAGGCGAAGAACTGGGGCGGCACCGCGGGCAAGGCGTTCGACGCCTGCTACCACCGCTCCTGCGACACGTCCAAGAACATCGACGACACCGCGCTGCACAACCACACCGACGCGATCGCCAACGCCGTCTGGCAGCTCACCTCCTGA
- a CDS encoding ATP-binding protein, whose protein sequence is MADHQESTRTLPSFPASVAAARGHVRDVLAQWGLPPGSAAADDLLLIVSELATNAVQHTRGRSPAFTVALRLDRDEQLCVGVTDAHPRPPLRLPAAVQQDNGRGLVIIRSLAASRGGRLWVEPVATGGKTVWVTVPWPAAAPCRADGG, encoded by the coding sequence ATGGCAGACCACCAGGAATCCACCCGCACTCTGCCGAGCTTCCCCGCCTCGGTGGCCGCCGCCCGCGGGCACGTCCGGGACGTCCTCGCCCAATGGGGCCTGCCACCCGGCTCGGCGGCCGCCGACGACCTCCTGCTGATCGTCTCCGAACTCGCCACCAACGCCGTCCAGCACACCCGCGGCCGTTCTCCGGCCTTCACCGTCGCCCTCCGCCTCGACCGCGACGAACAGCTGTGCGTGGGCGTCACCGACGCGCATCCGCGCCCGCCGCTCCGGCTGCCCGCGGCCGTGCAGCAGGACAACGGCCGGGGCCTGGTCATCATCCGCTCCCTGGCGGCCTCCCGTGGCGGCCGGCTCTGGGTCGAACCCGTCGCGACCGGCGGCAAGACGGTCTGGGTGACGGTGCCGTGGCCGGCCGCGGCACCGTGCCGGGCCGACGGCGGCTGA
- a CDS encoding adenosylmethionine--8-amino-7-oxononanoate transaminase, with protein MPEPLTPEDLLALDRQHVWHPYGPMPGRSEPLLVESAAGVRLRLGRPAEGHFELVDGMSSWWSAVHGYNHPVLNDAARGQLDRMSHVMFGGLTHEPAVRLAKRLVDLTPEPLRHVFLADSGSVSVEVAVKMCLQYWRSVGRPRKQRLLTWRGGYHGDTWQPMSVCDPDGGMHELWQGVLPRQVFADAPPPGFDAPVDPGYADGLRELIARHADELAAVIVEPVVQGAGGMSFHSPGYLRVLREACDAHGVLLVFDEIATGFGRTGALFAAGHAGVAPDVMCLGKALTGGYLTLAATLCTAEVADGISRGALPVLAHGPTFMGNPLAAAVAEASVELLLSQDWAQEVKRIEAGLREGLAPAAEIPGVREVRVLGAIGVVQLDHPVDMVAATRAAVREGVWVRPFRDLIYTMPPYITGDEDVARICAAVRAAAREG; from the coding sequence ATGCCTGAGCCGCTCACCCCGGAGGACCTGCTGGCCCTCGACCGGCAGCACGTCTGGCACCCGTACGGGCCGATGCCCGGCCGGAGCGAGCCCCTGCTGGTCGAGTCGGCCGCCGGCGTCCGGCTGCGGCTGGGCCGGCCGGCCGAGGGGCACTTCGAGCTGGTGGACGGCATGTCGTCGTGGTGGTCGGCGGTGCACGGCTACAACCACCCGGTGCTCAACGACGCGGCGCGCGGCCAGTTGGACCGGATGAGCCATGTGATGTTCGGCGGGCTCACCCACGAGCCCGCGGTCCGGCTCGCCAAGCGGCTGGTGGACCTCACCCCCGAGCCGCTGCGGCACGTCTTCCTCGCCGACTCCGGCTCGGTGTCGGTCGAGGTGGCCGTCAAGATGTGCCTGCAGTACTGGCGTTCGGTGGGCAGGCCGCGCAAACAGCGGCTGCTGACCTGGCGCGGCGGCTACCACGGCGACACCTGGCAGCCGATGTCGGTCTGCGATCCGGACGGCGGGATGCACGAGCTGTGGCAGGGGGTGCTGCCGCGGCAGGTCTTCGCGGACGCGCCGCCGCCCGGCTTCGACGCCCCGGTCGACCCCGGCTACGCGGACGGGCTGCGCGAGCTGATCGCCCGGCACGCCGACGAGCTGGCCGCGGTGATCGTGGAACCGGTGGTGCAGGGCGCGGGTGGGATGTCCTTCCACTCCCCCGGCTATCTGCGGGTGCTGCGGGAAGCCTGCGACGCGCACGGCGTGCTGCTGGTCTTCGACGAGATCGCCACCGGCTTCGGCCGGACCGGCGCGCTCTTCGCGGCCGGGCACGCCGGGGTCGCACCGGATGTGATGTGCCTGGGCAAGGCCCTGACCGGCGGTTATCTGACCCTCGCGGCAACGCTGTGCACCGCGGAGGTGGCCGACGGGATCTCCCGCGGCGCGCTGCCGGTGCTGGCGCACGGCCCGACCTTCATGGGCAACCCGCTGGCCGCCGCCGTCGCCGAGGCGTCCGTCGAACTGCTGCTGTCCCAGGACTGGGCACAGGAGGTCAAGCGGATCGAGGCCGGGCTCCGGGAGGGCCTGGCGCCCGCCGCGGAGATCCCGGGCGTCCGCGAGGTGCGGGTGCTGGGCGCGATCGGCGTCGTCCAGCTCGACCACCCGGTGGACATGGTGGCGGCGACCCGGGCCGCCGTCCGGGAGGGCGTGTGGGTGCGCCCGTTCCGGGACCTGATCTACACCATGCCGCCGTACATCACCGGCGACGAGGACGTGGCGCGGATCTGCGCCGCGGTGCGCGCGGCCGCCCGCGAGGGCTGA
- a CDS encoding ATP-dependent Clp protease proteolytic subunit translates to MLPPSARYVLPEFTEHTSYGSRTLDPYSKLLSERIVFLGTAIDDASANDVMAQFVHLEHAAPGQDISLYINSPGGSFTAMCAIYDTMRFVTCDVETVCLGRAASAAAVLLAAGTPGKRLALPHARVMIHQPAFGETAQGQTSDLQIQAEELLRTRAKLEEMLAEHTGQPRERIAADIERDTFFDVAAAQEYGLIDGPTLGRKRSALQSAGQ, encoded by the coding sequence ATGCTGCCGCCGTCGGCTCGCTACGTCCTGCCGGAGTTCACCGAGCACACCAGCTACGGGAGCCGGACCCTGGACCCGTACTCCAAGCTGCTCAGCGAACGGATCGTCTTCCTGGGCACGGCCATCGACGACGCCTCCGCCAACGACGTGATGGCGCAGTTCGTCCACCTCGAACACGCCGCGCCGGGCCAGGACATCTCGCTCTACATCAACTCCCCCGGCGGCTCGTTCACCGCGATGTGCGCGATCTACGACACGATGCGCTTCGTCACCTGCGACGTGGAGACCGTCTGCCTGGGCCGGGCGGCGTCGGCGGCCGCGGTCCTGCTGGCCGCCGGCACCCCCGGCAAGCGCCTGGCGCTCCCGCACGCGCGGGTGATGATCCATCAGCCCGCCTTCGGCGAAACCGCCCAGGGCCAGACCAGCGACCTGCAGATCCAGGCCGAGGAGCTGCTGCGCACCCGCGCCAAGCTGGAGGAGATGCTCGCCGAGCACACCGGGCAGCCCCGGGAGCGGATCGCCGCGGACATCGAGCGGGACACCTTCTTCGACGTGGCCGCCGCCCAGGAGTACGGCCTGATCGACGGCCCGACCCTCGGCCGGAAGCGCTCCGCCCTCCAGTCCGCGGGGCAGTGA
- a CDS encoding APC family permease, giving the protein MSVPAPVPHLRRSLRRFDITAMGVAAVVSFDVIGQIAAGGGQAVTWVAVLAVGFLLPYALLFAETGAAFPQEGGPYVWVDVAFGRLPAALTTMFYWVTNPVWLGGSLVFLAAEAWDGFVFPLGSGTAADYAFKLVFIWAAILTAVVSLRRGKWITTAGAAAKVLALAFFTATAVAYGVRHGFRGLAEAHFTPTATGFLALVPVLLFAYVGFEAPNGAGDEMLDPQHDVPVAIGVSGAIAAGCYLLPVAAILSAAPPGRVTGLGGFMDAAQLVFGIYGSWRGPLLTAAAVLFAVALLTQGSAWMIVADRMQAMAAADGGFFTRALGTFHPRLGTPVRMNLLSGVTATAFMVTAMRLAHGDAAAAFGVVLSVAITTLLLSYLAVIPALLALRLRHREVPRPYEVPFGTRGFTVAALLVYAWILLGSWVALFPGTLESALGIPYRFRTVWGVSRLTFETFTLSTVGLLLVVGAAGYVSQHVRARPGGGRRG; this is encoded by the coding sequence GTGTCCGTCCCCGCCCCCGTCCCGCACCTGCGGCGCAGTCTGCGCCGGTTCGACATCACGGCGATGGGCGTCGCCGCGGTGGTCTCCTTCGACGTGATCGGGCAGATCGCGGCGGGCGGCGGGCAGGCCGTCACCTGGGTCGCGGTGCTCGCGGTGGGGTTCCTACTGCCGTACGCCCTGCTGTTCGCCGAGACCGGGGCCGCGTTCCCGCAGGAGGGCGGCCCGTACGTGTGGGTGGACGTGGCGTTCGGGCGGCTGCCGGCCGCGCTGACGACGATGTTCTACTGGGTCACCAACCCGGTGTGGCTGGGCGGTTCGCTGGTGTTCCTGGCCGCCGAGGCGTGGGACGGCTTCGTCTTCCCGCTGGGTTCCGGCACCGCCGCCGACTACGCCTTCAAGCTGGTCTTCATCTGGGCCGCCATCCTCACCGCGGTGGTCTCGCTGCGCCGCGGCAAGTGGATCACCACGGCGGGGGCCGCGGCCAAGGTCCTGGCGCTGGCCTTCTTCACCGCCACGGCGGTGGCCTACGGCGTCCGGCACGGCTTCCGGGGGCTGGCGGAGGCGCACTTCACCCCCACCGCCACCGGCTTCCTGGCGCTGGTGCCGGTCCTGCTCTTCGCCTACGTCGGGTTCGAGGCGCCGAACGGGGCGGGCGACGAGATGCTCGATCCGCAGCACGACGTACCGGTGGCGATCGGGGTGTCCGGGGCCATCGCCGCGGGCTGCTATCTGCTGCCGGTGGCGGCGATCCTGTCGGCCGCGCCGCCGGGTCGGGTCACCGGGCTCGGCGGCTTCATGGACGCCGCGCAGCTGGTCTTCGGGATCTACGGAAGCTGGCGCGGGCCGCTGCTGACCGCCGCCGCGGTGCTGTTCGCGGTCGCCCTGCTGACCCAGGGCAGCGCCTGGATGATCGTCGCCGACCGGATGCAGGCGATGGCCGCGGCCGACGGCGGCTTCTTCACCCGGGCGCTGGGCACCTTCCATCCGCGGCTGGGCACGCCGGTCCGGATGAACCTGCTGTCCGGGGTGACCGCCACCGCCTTCATGGTCACCGCCATGCGCCTGGCGCACGGCGACGCCGCGGCCGCCTTCGGCGTGGTGCTGTCCGTGGCGATCACCACCCTGCTGCTGTCGTACCTCGCGGTGATCCCGGCGCTGCTGGCGCTGCGACTGCGTCACCGCGAGGTGCCCCGGCCCTACGAAGTCCCCTTCGGCACCCGCGGGTTCACCGTCGCGGCACTGCTGGTCTACGCCTGGATCCTGCTGGGCTCCTGGGTGGCGCTGTTCCCGGGCACCCTGGAGTCGGCGCTCGGGATCCCGTACCGCTTCCGGACGGTGTGGGGCGTCTCCCGGCTCACCTTCGAGACGTTCACGCTGAGCACCGTCGGCCTGCTGCTGGTGGTAGGCGCCGCGGGGTACGTGTCCCAGCACGTGCGCGCCCGGCCCGGCGGCGGCCGGCGGGGGTGA
- a CDS encoding urease subunit gamma translates to MQLTPHEQERLLIHVAADVAEKRRARGVKLNHPEAIALLTVHILEGARDGRTVAELMSSGRKVLSRGDVMKGVPEMIHDVQVEATFPDGTKLVTVHEPID, encoded by the coding sequence ATGCAACTGACCCCGCATGAGCAGGAACGGTTGTTGATTCATGTGGCGGCAGACGTGGCCGAAAAGCGACGGGCTCGGGGCGTGAAGCTCAACCACCCCGAAGCCATCGCCCTGCTGACGGTGCACATCCTCGAAGGGGCCCGCGACGGCCGCACCGTCGCCGAGCTCATGTCCTCCGGGCGCAAGGTGCTCTCGCGTGGCGACGTCATGAAAGGCGTCCCGGAGATGATCCACGACGTCCAGGTCGAGGCCACCTTCCCCGACGGCACCAAGCTCGTCACCGTTCACGAACCCATCGACTGA
- a CDS encoding type II toxin-antitoxin system Phd/YefM family antitoxin has product MAYEIPVTQARAELADLINRVVYGGERVVVTRHGKPLVALVSAADLERLEELGRQEAVEEQPEVISTVSSVRSLSSAPGEQQRFGIAAQHRDPAAGDRRPGRGK; this is encoded by the coding sequence ATGGCCTACGAAATTCCGGTGACGCAAGCCCGGGCCGAGCTCGCGGATCTGATCAACCGCGTCGTCTACGGCGGCGAGCGGGTGGTCGTGACGCGCCACGGCAAGCCCCTGGTGGCGCTGGTGTCCGCCGCTGACCTGGAACGACTTGAGGAACTGGGGCGGCAGGAGGCGGTCGAGGAGCAGCCCGAGGTGATCAGCACGGTCTCGTCCGTGCGGTCGCTGTCGTCCGCTCCCGGTGAACAGCAGCGCTTCGGCATCGCGGCACAACACCGCGACCCGGCCGCCGGGGATCGGCGACCGGGTCGGGGGAAGTGA
- the bioB gene encoding biotin synthase BioB: MDLLNTLVDKGLRREVPTRDEALAVLATSDDELLDVVAAAGRVRREWFGRRVKLNYLVNLKSGLCPEDCSYCSQRLGSKAEILKYTWLKPDDASKAAAAGLAGGAKRVCLVASGRGPTDKDVERVSETISAIKEQNEGVEICACLGLLGEGQAERLRAAGADAYNHNLNTSEATYGDICTTHDFADRVDTVQQAQSAGMSACSGLIAGMGESDADLVDVVFALRELDPDSVPVNFLIPFEGTPLAKEWHLTPQRCLRILAMVRFVCPDVEVRLAGGREVHLRSLQPLALHLVNSIFLGDYLTSEGQAGKDDLAMIADAGFEVEGTDTATLPAHRREAADPADAVETAPKTGAAAAVPAPAEEARPDLVAVRRRGAGTDLPPNA, encoded by the coding sequence ATGGACCTGCTGAACACACTGGTGGACAAGGGACTGCGGCGCGAGGTGCCGACCCGTGACGAGGCGCTCGCCGTACTGGCGACGTCCGACGACGAACTGCTCGATGTGGTGGCCGCGGCGGGCCGGGTGCGCCGCGAGTGGTTCGGGCGGCGGGTCAAGCTCAACTACCTCGTCAACCTCAAGTCCGGCCTGTGCCCGGAGGACTGCTCGTACTGCTCGCAGCGGCTGGGCTCGAAGGCGGAGATCCTCAAGTACACCTGGCTCAAGCCGGACGACGCCTCCAAGGCGGCCGCGGCCGGCTTGGCCGGCGGCGCCAAGCGGGTGTGCCTGGTCGCCAGCGGCCGGGGGCCCACGGACAAGGACGTGGAGCGGGTCTCGGAGACCATCTCCGCCATCAAGGAGCAGAACGAGGGCGTCGAGATCTGCGCCTGCCTGGGGCTGCTCGGCGAGGGCCAGGCGGAACGGCTGCGCGCGGCCGGCGCCGACGCCTACAACCACAACCTCAACACCTCGGAAGCCACCTACGGCGACATCTGCACCACGCACGACTTCGCCGACCGGGTCGACACCGTCCAGCAGGCCCAGTCGGCGGGGATGTCCGCCTGCTCCGGGCTGATCGCCGGCATGGGCGAGAGCGACGCCGACCTGGTCGATGTGGTCTTCGCACTGCGCGAACTGGACCCGGACTCGGTGCCGGTGAACTTCCTGATCCCGTTCGAGGGCACCCCGCTGGCCAAGGAGTGGCACCTCACCCCGCAGCGCTGCCTGCGGATCCTGGCGATGGTGCGGTTCGTCTGCCCGGACGTGGAGGTGCGGCTGGCGGGCGGCCGCGAGGTGCATCTGCGCAGCCTGCAGCCGCTCGCCCTGCACCTGGTCAACTCCATCTTCCTGGGCGACTACCTGACCAGCGAGGGCCAGGCCGGCAAGGACGACCTGGCGATGATCGCGGACGCCGGGTTCGAGGTGGAGGGCACGGACACCGCCACGCTGCCGGCGCACCGCCGGGAGGCGGCAGACCCAGCGGACGCGGTGGAGACCGCGCCGAAGACCGGGGCGGCGGCCGCCGTGCCGGCCCCCGCCGAGGAGGCCCGGCCCGACCTGGTCGCGGTGCGCCGCCGCGGCGCCGGCACCGACCTGCCGCCCAATGCCTGA
- a CDS encoding fic family toxin-antitoxin system, toxin component, translated as MTLRIDLAWLLLIAEQHTPGDPQVTDWGALMAAVGRHEAEIFGVPVYPEPEDRAAALLQLLLHVPALECSNAMFATAVAYGFLVASGLKVATSPEQVRDLARMVKDGTTDVHAIADELRTWTT; from the coding sequence GTGACACTGCGCATCGATCTCGCCTGGCTCCTCCTGATCGCCGAACAGCACACTCCCGGGGACCCGCAGGTCACCGACTGGGGCGCCCTGATGGCCGCGGTCGGCCGCCACGAGGCGGAGATATTCGGTGTCCCTGTCTACCCCGAACCCGAGGACCGCGCCGCCGCACTGCTCCAACTGCTGCTGCACGTACCGGCGTTGGAATGCTCCAACGCGATGTTCGCCACGGCCGTCGCCTACGGCTTCCTCGTCGCCAGCGGCCTGAAGGTCGCCACCTCCCCCGAGCAGGTCCGCGATCTGGCCCGGATGGTCAAGGACGGCACCACGGACGTCCACGCGATCGCCGACGAGCTGCGCACCTGGACGACCTGA
- the bioD gene encoding dethiobiotin synthase — protein sequence MSVLFVTGTGTEIGKTVTTAAIAATAVRQGRSVAVLKAAQTGVTADEPGDAAEVARLAGTVTLGELARFPEPLAPDRAARRAGLPPVRPQEIAEAAAKLAASHDLVLVEGAGGLLVRFDDEGNTLADAARMAGAPVLVVVQAGLGTLNATALTALALRTYGLRCPGVVVGSWPAEPDLAARCNLGDLPAAAGAPLLGLLPEGSGSLPPDAFRAAAPGWLAPDLGGSGAFSPTDVAPLEPAAPAR from the coding sequence ATGTCGGTGCTGTTCGTGACCGGTACGGGTACCGAGATCGGCAAGACGGTCACCACCGCCGCGATCGCCGCGACGGCGGTCCGCCAGGGACGCTCGGTCGCGGTCCTCAAGGCCGCCCAGACCGGTGTCACGGCGGACGAACCGGGCGACGCGGCCGAGGTCGCACGGCTGGCGGGCACCGTCACGCTCGGCGAACTCGCCCGCTTCCCCGAGCCGTTGGCGCCCGACCGGGCGGCCCGCCGGGCCGGTCTGCCGCCGGTGCGCCCACAGGAGATCGCCGAGGCCGCGGCGAAGCTGGCCGCCTCGCACGACCTGGTCCTGGTCGAGGGCGCCGGCGGGCTGCTGGTGCGCTTCGACGACGAGGGGAACACCCTCGCCGACGCCGCCCGGATGGCCGGCGCCCCCGTCCTGGTGGTCGTCCAGGCCGGACTCGGCACCCTCAACGCCACGGCACTGACCGCGCTGGCGCTGCGCACGTACGGTCTGCGCTGCCCCGGTGTCGTCGTCGGCAGCTGGCCGGCCGAGCCGGACCTCGCGGCCCGCTGCAACCTCGGCGACCTGCCCGCGGCCGCCGGTGCCCCGCTCCTCGGCCTGTTGCCCGAGGGCTCCGGCTCCCTGCCGCCGGACGCCTTCCGTGCCGCCGCCCCGGGCTGGCTGGCCCCGGACCTGGGCGGCTCGGGCGCCTTCTCCCCCACCGACGTCGCACCCCTCGAACCGGCGGCACCCGCACGGTAG
- a CDS encoding 8-amino-7-oxononanoate synthase: MLQDPAAPPLPHAAPDVPPAAALRPASGAAPRPASGVAFDWVDTARAERHRAGLVRALRPRPADSPLLDLAGNDYLGLARHPEVIRGAAEAAGRWGAGATGSRLVTGSTELHAQLERELAEFCGFEAALVLSSGYTANLAAVTALTAAGTLVVSDAGNHASLIDGCRLSRARTQVVPHADPEAVRGALAAHDGRALTVTDAVFSVDGDAAPLPALADACRTRDAALLVDDAHGLGVLGEGGRGALRAAGLAGDADVVATVTLSKSLGAQGGAVLGPARVVEHLVNTARSFIFDTGLAPAAAGGALTALRLLRREPQRPARVRQVARELHARLTAAGLTAVRPDAAVVSVRAPSPEAAVRWAADCRAAGLAVGCFRPPSVPDGVSRLRLTARADLTDAQIATAADTILATAPVA; encoded by the coding sequence ATGCTCCAGGATCCCGCCGCCCCGCCGCTGCCGCACGCCGCCCCGGACGTGCCTCCCGCCGCGGCCCTCCGGCCGGCCTCCGGCGCCGCCCCCCGACCCGCCTCCGGCGTGGCGTTCGACTGGGTCGACACCGCCCGCGCCGAACGCCACCGGGCCGGCCTGGTCCGCGCCCTGCGGCCCCGGCCCGCCGACTCCCCGCTGCTGGATCTGGCCGGCAACGACTACCTCGGACTCGCCCGGCACCCCGAGGTGATCCGGGGCGCGGCCGAGGCCGCCGGCCGGTGGGGCGCCGGGGCCACCGGCTCCCGGCTGGTCACCGGCAGCACCGAACTCCACGCCCAACTGGAGCGCGAACTAGCCGAGTTCTGCGGCTTCGAGGCGGCGCTGGTGCTCTCCTCCGGATACACCGCCAACCTCGCCGCGGTCACCGCGCTCACCGCCGCCGGCACCCTGGTCGTCTCCGACGCCGGCAACCACGCCTCGCTCATCGACGGCTGCCGGCTCTCCCGGGCCCGCACCCAGGTGGTCCCGCACGCCGACCCGGAGGCCGTCCGCGGTGCGCTGGCCGCGCACGACGGGCGGGCGCTGACGGTCACCGACGCGGTCTTCTCGGTCGACGGCGACGCCGCGCCGCTGCCCGCGCTCGCCGACGCCTGCCGGACGCGCGACGCGGCCCTGCTGGTCGACGACGCGCACGGGCTGGGCGTGTTGGGCGAGGGGGGCCGCGGGGCGCTGCGGGCCGCCGGGCTGGCCGGGGACGCCGACGTGGTGGCGACGGTGACGCTCTCCAAGTCGCTCGGCGCCCAGGGCGGTGCGGTGCTCGGCCCGGCCCGGGTCGTCGAGCACCTGGTCAACACCGCCCGCTCGTTCATCTTCGACACCGGCCTGGCACCGGCCGCGGCCGGCGGTGCGCTCACCGCCCTGCGGCTGCTGCGCCGTGAGCCGCAGCGCCCCGCGCGGGTCCGGCAGGTGGCCCGGGAACTGCACGCCCGCCTCACCGCGGCGGGCCTGACGGCGGTCCGCCCGGACGCCGCGGTGGTCTCGGTGCGCGCCCCCTCCCCGGAGGCGGCGGTCCGCTGGGCCGCGGACTGCCGGGCGGCCGGGCTCGCGGTCGGCTGCTTCCGTCCGCCGTCCGTGCCCGACGGCGTCTCCCGGCTGCGGCTCACCGCCCGCGCGGACCTGACGGACGCCCAGATCGCCACCGCAGCCGACACGATCCTGGCGACCGCCCCGGTGGCCTGA
- a CDS encoding C40 family peptidase produces MTMRVQMPHLLARAGTVSALTLVTLGGPAAVPGVAAETPGTTAEVVLASVPVKALRIAASKEGAPYKWGAQGPDSFDCSGLTRYSYRRAGRALPRTAAQQYRRTEHVSRASRKDGDLVFFHSGKGIYHVGIYAGDDRIWHAPKAGAVVRLERIWSSSVWYGRVL; encoded by the coding sequence ATGACCATGCGCGTGCAGATGCCGCATCTGCTGGCGCGTGCCGGCACCGTCTCCGCCCTCACCCTGGTCACCCTGGGCGGCCCCGCAGCGGTCCCCGGTGTGGCCGCGGAGACCCCAGGAACGACCGCGGAGGTCGTCTTAGCCTCCGTGCCCGTCAAGGCCCTGCGGATCGCCGCCTCCAAGGAGGGCGCCCCCTACAAGTGGGGGGCCCAGGGCCCGGACAGCTTCGACTGCTCCGGGCTGACCCGCTACTCCTACCGGCGCGCCGGACGGGCCCTGCCGCGCACCGCAGCACAGCAGTACCGCCGCACCGAGCACGTCTCGCGCGCCTCCCGCAAGGACGGCGACCTGGTCTTCTTCCACTCCGGCAAGGGCATTTACCACGTCGGCATCTACGCCGGCGACGACCGGATCTGGCACGCCCCCAAGGCCGGCGCGGTGGTCCGCCTGGAGCGGATCTGGAGCAGCTCGGTCTGGTACGGGCGGGTGCTCTGA